From Draconibacterium halophilum, one genomic window encodes:
- a CDS encoding flavodoxin, giving the protein MSKIAIFYGPQGGSVNHVADKIKELIGEDKVEMVAVKNASAADLEKYDKIIFGLSTVGKDTWDSNYSTNDWGKFLPEISKVDYSEKTVAIFGLGDHVTYAKAFVDHIGLLGKELMKNDAVLVGPVDTDGYEYEESDAVIDGKFIGLPLDEDFESEMTDERLAAWIEQIKPDFGF; this is encoded by the coding sequence ATGAGTAAAATAGCAATTTTTTACGGTCCTCAAGGTGGATCAGTAAACCACGTGGCAGACAAGATAAAAGAACTGATCGGCGAAGATAAAGTGGAGATGGTAGCAGTTAAAAATGCTTCGGCTGCCGATCTGGAAAAATATGATAAAATAATTTTTGGTCTTTCAACTGTTGGTAAAGACACCTGGGATTCAAATTATTCGACCAACGACTGGGGAAAATTCCTGCCCGAAATATCGAAAGTGGATTACAGCGAAAAAACAGTAGCTATTTTTGGCTTGGGCGACCATGTAACTTATGCGAAGGCATTTGTTGATCACATAGGATTGCTGGGCAAAGAGCTGATGAAAAATGATGCTGTTCTGGTTGGTCCGGTTGATACTGATGGTTACGAATACGAAGAATCTGACGCTGTGATTGATGGAAAATTTATTGGTTTGCCGCTTGATGAAGATTTTGAATCGGAGATGACCGACGAACGTTTGGCAGCCTGGATTGAGCAAATCAAACCTGACTTCGGATTTTAG
- a CDS encoding aminotransferase class I/II-fold pyridoxal phosphate-dependent enzyme: MNNSPLDKKLVEEKIAQLRIPDIGKASIREIVALVNLVEEASNFKYVRMEMGVPGLPPAKVGVEAEKDALDRGVAAIYPMVDGIKPLKEESSKFIKNFMDIDVAPAGCIPTTGSMQGTYAAFMAAGNCDKKKDTVLFIDPGFPVQKQQMMVLGQKFETFDVFNYRGEKLKEKMESFLEKGNINSIVYSNPNNPAWICFNDEELKIIGELANKYDVIVMEDLAYFGMDFRTDFSKPGESPYPPTVANYTDNYVLFISSSKIFSYAGQRVGIMAISDKLFNRDYSDLQERFKGTTFGATITLRLLYSLSSGTSHSAQWALAAMFKAANDGEFNFVEGVKAYGERAKKMKRLFLENGFEVVYENDLAVPIADGFYFTIGYPGMSGNELVANLLFYGVSAIALDNTGSEEEGIRACVSFVLPHQFGDLEKRLKLFNENFSK; encoded by the coding sequence ATGAACAATTCACCTCTCGACAAAAAACTTGTTGAAGAAAAGATAGCGCAATTGCGCATTCCCGACATTGGTAAAGCATCCATTCGCGAAATTGTTGCGTTGGTAAATCTGGTTGAAGAAGCCAGTAATTTTAAATACGTACGCATGGAAATGGGCGTGCCCGGATTGCCGCCCGCGAAAGTTGGAGTTGAAGCCGAAAAAGATGCCCTCGACCGTGGTGTGGCAGCCATTTATCCAATGGTTGACGGGATAAAACCCCTGAAAGAGGAATCATCAAAATTCATTAAAAACTTTATGGATATTGATGTGGCACCGGCAGGATGTATTCCAACCACCGGATCGATGCAGGGAACTTACGCAGCTTTTATGGCTGCCGGTAACTGTGATAAGAAAAAGGATACTGTTTTATTTATCGATCCCGGATTTCCGGTGCAGAAACAGCAAATGATGGTTTTGGGCCAGAAGTTTGAAACCTTCGATGTATTTAATTATCGGGGCGAAAAACTGAAGGAGAAAATGGAATCGTTTCTTGAAAAAGGAAACATTAACTCCATAGTTTATTCCAATCCGAACAACCCGGCATGGATCTGTTTTAATGATGAGGAATTGAAGATTATTGGCGAGTTAGCCAATAAATACGATGTGATTGTAATGGAAGATCTGGCTTATTTTGGCATGGATTTCCGAACCGATTTCTCGAAGCCGGGCGAATCGCCTTATCCACCAACGGTAGCCAATTACACCGATAATTATGTGCTGTTTATTAGCAGCTCGAAAATTTTCTCCTATGCCGGTCAACGAGTTGGTATAATGGCTATTTCTGATAAATTGTTTAACCGCGATTACTCCGATTTGCAGGAACGTTTTAAAGGAACAACTTTTGGAGCAACCATAACCTTGCGATTGCTGTATTCGCTTTCGTCGGGTACCAGTCATTCGGCCCAATGGGCGCTGGCAGCAATGTTTAAAGCAGCTAACGATGGTGAATTTAATTTTGTAGAAGGCGTAAAAGCTTATGGCGAACGTGCTAAAAAAATGAAACGACTTTTCCTGGAAAACGGTTTTGAAGTAGTTTACGAAAACGATTTGGCTGTGCCAATTGCCGATGGATTTTATTTTACCATTGGCTATCCCGGAATGTCCGGGAATGAGTTGGTTGCCAACCTACTTTTCTACGGAGTAAGTGCCATAGCGCTTGATAATACCGGTAGCGAGGAGGAAGGAATTCGCGCCTGTGTTTCGTTTGTGTTGCCGCACCAGTTTGGCGACCTCGAGAAGCGCCTGAAATTGTTTAACGAAAATTTTTCAAAATAA
- a CDS encoding Crp/Fnr family transcriptional regulator — MDRKKIISRFEHTLSLIDTFNLKNEPVVLKKGELFIDYGEKNKKLGILLDGLLYASYLSDSGSEWVSRFFFPPNNFIVSNHRGFVLGKDSTEAIRAYEDSRLLFIEKDEFKTLLDNNHKFERTVRILAEESYIQAMDRIHSFQSLNAEQRIRKFFVEYPELAQKLQRQHIASYLGIHRNILTRILYKL; from the coding sequence ATGGACAGAAAAAAGATAATCTCACGATTTGAGCATACCCTGAGTCTGATTGATACTTTCAATTTGAAAAATGAACCGGTGGTGCTTAAAAAAGGCGAGTTATTTATCGATTACGGGGAAAAGAACAAAAAGCTGGGAATTCTGCTTGATGGCCTGCTTTATGCTTCTTATTTATCCGATAGTGGTTCTGAGTGGGTTTCACGTTTTTTCTTTCCGCCCAACAATTTTATAGTAAGTAACCATCGCGGATTTGTATTGGGCAAAGATTCAACCGAAGCCATTCGTGCCTACGAAGATTCGAGGTTGCTTTTTATTGAAAAGGATGAGTTTAAGACTTTGCTTGATAATAACCACAAATTTGAACGAACGGTACGCATTCTTGCAGAAGAAAGCTACATCCAGGCGATGGATCGTATTCACTCGTTTCAATCGCTGAATGCCGAGCAACGAATCCGCAAATTTTTTGTGGAATATCCCGAGCTGGCACAAAAGTTACAACGGCAGCACATCGCTTCGTATCTTGGTATTCATCGAAATATTTTAACCAGGATTTTATATAAGTTGTAG
- a CDS encoding mechanosensitive ion channel family protein: MWALIILVVGVAFIYMLAYIVKKLLPKSLSQQRKMIIQRLVYYSGFLLLAFIIIAQLKINLAPFFGAAGVIGLIIGVASQTSIGNIVSGFFLVGEKSFEIGDVIKVGDKAGIVFSVDLLSIKIRTFDNQLLRIPNQTIISTELINVTRFPIRRLDFAVSVAYKEDLGKVKNVLEEVAKANPLSLDEPEPLIVFKDFSASGIDILLGVWFEKPNYLKVKNSIFQEIKARFDAEDIEIPFPHVTLYSGEATKPFPVMNTKQGTE, encoded by the coding sequence ATGTGGGCTCTTATCATTCTGGTGGTAGGAGTTGCTTTTATCTACATGCTCGCGTACATCGTAAAAAAACTACTGCCAAAATCGCTGTCGCAACAACGAAAAATGATCATCCAACGTTTAGTGTATTATTCCGGATTCCTGTTGTTGGCATTCATTATTATTGCACAGTTAAAGATTAACCTCGCTCCATTCTTTGGTGCAGCAGGCGTTATTGGGCTAATAATTGGAGTGGCCTCGCAAACGAGTATTGGCAATATTGTAAGTGGCTTTTTTCTGGTTGGGGAAAAATCGTTCGAGATTGGCGATGTTATAAAAGTTGGCGACAAAGCCGGTATCGTTTTCAGCGTCGATCTGCTTTCGATAAAAATACGAACTTTCGATAACCAGCTGTTGCGAATTCCAAACCAGACAATTATTTCAACTGAGCTGATAAATGTAACACGCTTTCCCATACGCCGCCTTGATTTTGCCGTTAGCGTTGCCTACAAAGAAGATCTGGGAAAAGTAAAAAATGTATTGGAAGAAGTGGCAAAAGCAAATCCACTTAGTTTAGACGAGCCCGAACCGCTTATTGTTTTTAAAGATTTTAGTGCCAGCGGCATTGATATTTTGCTGGGCGTTTGGTTTGAAAAGCCAAACTACCTGAAGGTGAAAAACTCAATTTTTCAGGAGATAAAAGCTCGTTTTGATGCAGAAGATATTGAAATTCCATTCCCGCATGTTACCTTGTATTCGGGCGAAGCAACAAAACCGTTTCCGGTTATGAATACGAAACAAGGCACCGAATAA
- a CDS encoding DUF432 domain-containing protein codes for MEKVSIYGTKQINPGESVLKNCDHFTLGIKRNDEGWHLKSFDNKKEDKDPDTEEINDGTYYHSGKSNKLILSPALPVKPMVFKGSRMVISPNQRLTFFVKIPLILQVYASKKQDETLLAEFPLQQISNTWFGEPIQGEAAFALESEHFLDITALENDEKFAVCPITIFNNDNAPLQIERLIIRVDHMHLLKFKEHFVTSQVKLEYRGKDYLSSASYGFAKAFHGENHEIIAKPRNPEGKSMLKINFHFIKNIYRTE; via the coding sequence ATGGAGAAAGTATCAATATACGGAACGAAACAAATAAATCCTGGAGAAAGTGTCTTAAAAAACTGCGATCACTTTACGTTGGGAATTAAACGCAACGATGAAGGATGGCACCTAAAATCCTTTGATAATAAAAAAGAAGATAAGGATCCGGACACTGAAGAAATAAATGACGGGACCTATTACCACTCAGGGAAATCGAATAAACTTATTCTTTCTCCTGCTCTTCCTGTTAAACCCATGGTTTTTAAGGGCAGCCGAATGGTAATATCGCCAAATCAGCGATTAACTTTTTTTGTAAAGATTCCGCTAATACTTCAGGTGTACGCCAGTAAAAAGCAGGATGAAACGCTACTGGCAGAGTTTCCCTTGCAACAAATATCGAACACCTGGTTTGGCGAACCTATACAGGGAGAAGCTGCGTTTGCGCTTGAATCGGAACATTTCCTGGATATAACCGCGCTTGAGAATGATGAGAAATTTGCCGTTTGCCCCATAACTATTTTTAATAACGACAACGCTCCTCTTCAAATCGAACGATTGATCATTCGTGTTGATCATATGCACTTGTTAAAATTTAAAGAGCACTTTGTTACCAGCCAGGTTAAGCTCGAATACAGAGGCAAAGATTATTTGAGTTCGGCCAGCTATGGATTCGCGAAAGCTTTTCATGGCGAAAATCACGAAATAATTGCCAAACCAAGAAACCCGGAAGGCAAAAGTATGCTTAAGATTAACTTTCATTTTATTAAAAACATTTATCGCACAGAATAA
- a CDS encoding YccF domain-containing protein, with product MKILGNLIWLIFGGFAIFLEYMLAGLALCITIVGIPFGIQSFKLGVLALWPFGQKIEYMDYAPGCLSTIMNIIWLIIGGIWIMLTHVLFGLLLGITIIGIPWAKQHFKMASLTLTPFGRRII from the coding sequence ATGAAGATTTTAGGAAACTTAATTTGGTTAATTTTCGGCGGTTTTGCCATTTTTCTTGAGTACATGCTTGCAGGCCTTGCCCTGTGCATTACAATTGTAGGTATTCCATTTGGTATTCAGTCGTTTAAATTAGGTGTACTCGCCCTTTGGCCTTTCGGACAAAAAATCGAATACATGGATTATGCCCCGGGTTGTCTGTCAACTATCATGAATATTATTTGGCTCATCATCGGTGGAATCTGGATTATGCTTACTCACGTACTTTTTGGTTTACTTTTAGGAATAACAATTATTGGCATTCCGTGGGCAAAACAACATTTTAAAATGGCGTCGCTGACACTTACGCCTTTTGGCAGAAGAATTATATAA
- a CDS encoding secondary thiamine-phosphate synthase enzyme YjbQ, with translation MIEQTEITLPAFGRGYHLITRLIEEQLPELPEEGLLHILVKHTSAGITLNENADPTVRTDFENFINKMIPENDPVYVHTYEGPDDMPAHLKSSVMGAEITIPITRHRLNLGTWQGIYFGEFRDSGGARRLVLTVYS, from the coding sequence ATGATTGAGCAGACAGAAATAACACTTCCCGCATTTGGGCGCGGATACCATTTAATTACCCGTTTAATTGAAGAGCAATTACCGGAGTTACCCGAGGAAGGGTTGTTGCATATTCTGGTAAAACATACCTCGGCAGGGATTACCTTGAACGAAAATGCCGACCCTACTGTTCGTACCGATTTTGAGAATTTTATTAATAAAATGATCCCCGAGAATGACCCGGTGTATGTGCATACTTACGAGGGACCGGATGATATGCCTGCCCACCTCAAATCGTCGGTAATGGGAGCCGAAATAACGATACCAATTACCCGCCATCGATTAAATTTAGGCACCTGGCAAGGAATTTATTTTGGTGAATTTCGCGATTCTGGAGGCGCTCGTAGATTGGTATTAACAGTTTATAGCTAA
- a CDS encoding PAS domain S-box protein — protein sequence MRKIIFIIIYFIIAINNLYSQKVVKVGAFNFYPAIFQDTDGEIKGFYVDAFHEIEAKENIEFQYVFGTWDECLQRIQDEEIDMMVSVAHTEERATYLDYSSEPLITVWGEVYTSESSEIHGVLDLEGKTIAVMKSDMNGEQLKVLTKKMSINCIFLEKPDFQEIFESIVSKEVDAGVVNSTFGAGKSEEYDIRSSGIVFNPFDIYVTVKKNENTELLNLVTKYLKTWKYDLNSVYNTSRQKWSHEKVGVIQFIPKWLKSSLYSIFGIAMLLVVFIFLLRHRVKKATTKVEENEQKLKQSDRVFNLSLDMFCIAGFDGYFKYLNPAWEKTLGWSIEELLSKPWNDFVHPDDIEKTENVKSVIVDGIEIYKFENRYICKDGSIKWFSWNSQPFPKENIMIGAVRDITETKKIENELIIAKEKAEESEEILKTTLQTAMDGYWVVDINGRFLNVNDTYCNMSGYIREDLLSMQISDVEAIQSPEEINKNIQRIKQLGQLRFETKHVRKDGTIYDVDLGVQYQESNDDRFVCFIKEITDKKNAENELKKSESIQRKMVANIGDVIVIIDKNGINRYKSPNVKRQFGWEVDELVGKSAWEKVHPDHIERAKKLLSDLEHEPEKTITTELRYLRKDGKYRWIEITISNLQYDPDIDGFLGNYHDITERKLDEEALQNSQEMLLSSQSLANICSYSTNLSITDIDKSQWVCSPEFYKIFGIDETYPHTIKGWIGFLHPDYRDDVVAYHESVVLEKKSFSREYKIIRINDSVERWVHGTGELVYDENGNPIRMHGAIQDITESKQAELALKIKNKELIKAKEKAEEADRLKSAFLANMSHEIRTPMNGILGFTTLLQEADLSVENQRNYIDIIEKSGNRLLNTVNDIIEISKIESGEINVVKSEVDIIGYLDTLVTFFKPEAQKKNLEFIVQNNIDGNGLFIQTDKTKLSSILSNLIKNAIKYTNEGTIKVGLNVNNNQILFSCQDTGIGIPKNRQEAIFNRFEQADIEDKQAHQGSGLGLAIVKSYVEMLGGKIWVESEEGRGSIFYVSLPYNPVKKQEQDDLKKDTGANSNKKKINVLVVEDDEVSLLHLSIILAEITPNVLFVQNGIEAIEKCKNDSNIDLVLMDLKMPQMGGIEATQRIREFNNNIVIIAQTAYAFREDKEKAKQAGCNDFITKPIDKDNLIKIINKYYS from the coding sequence ATGAGAAAAATAATTTTCATTATAATTTATTTCATAATAGCTATCAACAACCTTTATTCTCAAAAGGTTGTTAAAGTTGGTGCGTTTAACTTTTATCCAGCAATTTTTCAGGATACTGATGGTGAGATTAAAGGTTTTTACGTTGATGCTTTTCACGAAATTGAGGCTAAAGAAAATATTGAATTCCAATATGTTTTTGGGACTTGGGATGAATGCCTTCAACGCATTCAGGATGAAGAAATTGACATGATGGTTAGTGTAGCTCATACTGAGGAACGTGCTACTTATCTGGATTATAGTTCTGAGCCTTTGATTACTGTTTGGGGCGAGGTGTACACATCAGAATCTTCCGAAATCCATGGTGTTTTAGACTTGGAAGGTAAAACAATTGCTGTTATGAAATCTGACATGAATGGAGAACAATTAAAGGTTCTCACGAAAAAAATGTCAATCAATTGTATTTTTTTAGAGAAGCCTGATTTTCAGGAAATATTTGAAAGTATTGTATCAAAAGAAGTTGATGCAGGAGTAGTAAACAGCACATTTGGAGCGGGCAAATCAGAAGAATACGACATACGTTCAAGTGGTATAGTTTTTAATCCATTCGATATTTATGTTACGGTTAAAAAGAATGAGAATACCGAATTATTAAACCTAGTTACAAAATATCTAAAAACATGGAAATATGATTTAAACTCAGTATATAATACATCGAGACAAAAATGGTCGCATGAAAAAGTTGGAGTAATTCAATTTATTCCAAAATGGCTCAAAAGCTCATTGTATTCAATTTTTGGAATTGCAATGTTATTAGTTGTGTTTATTTTTTTGCTACGACACCGTGTAAAAAAAGCGACAACAAAAGTCGAAGAAAATGAACAGAAATTAAAACAAAGCGACAGAGTATTTAATTTGTCTCTTGACATGTTTTGTATTGCTGGATTCGATGGATATTTTAAATATCTGAATCCTGCATGGGAAAAAACACTTGGTTGGTCTATTGAAGAATTACTATCAAAACCTTGGAATGATTTTGTGCATCCCGATGATATAGAAAAGACCGAAAATGTCAAATCTGTTATTGTTGATGGTATAGAAATCTACAAATTTGAAAACAGATATATCTGTAAAGATGGTTCAATAAAATGGTTCTCTTGGAACTCTCAGCCATTTCCAAAAGAGAATATCATGATTGGAGCAGTAAGGGATATTACAGAAACAAAAAAAATAGAAAATGAATTAATTATAGCTAAAGAAAAAGCAGAAGAAAGTGAGGAAATTCTCAAAACTACTCTGCAAACTGCAATGGATGGTTATTGGGTAGTCGACATAAATGGTCGTTTCCTAAATGTAAATGACACATACTGTAATATGAGTGGTTATATCAGAGAAGACCTTCTTTCTATGCAAATAAGTGATGTTGAAGCGATACAATCACCAGAAGAAATAAATAAAAATATACAAAGAATTAAACAATTAGGTCAATTACGTTTTGAAACAAAACATGTACGTAAAGATGGAACCATATATGATGTTGATTTGGGCGTTCAATATCAAGAAAGTAATGATGATCGATTCGTATGTTTTATTAAAGAAATTACTGACAAGAAAAATGCAGAAAATGAGTTAAAAAAAAGTGAATCTATTCAACGAAAAATGGTTGCAAATATTGGCGATGTAATTGTAATTATTGATAAAAATGGAATAAACCGCTATAAAAGTCCAAACGTAAAAAGACAGTTTGGTTGGGAAGTGGATGAATTAGTAGGGAAGAGTGCATGGGAGAAGGTTCACCCTGACCATATAGAAAGGGCAAAGAAATTGCTTTCTGATTTAGAGCATGAGCCTGAAAAAACGATAACCACCGAGTTGCGTTATTTAAGAAAAGATGGTAAATATAGATGGATTGAAATAACTATTTCAAACTTACAATATGACCCTGACATAGATGGATTCTTGGGCAATTATCATGATATTACTGAAAGGAAACTTGATGAAGAAGCACTTCAAAACAGTCAGGAAATGCTCCTAAGTTCCCAGTCTTTGGCTAATATTTGTTCTTATTCTACAAATTTGAGTATAACCGATATTGATAAAAGTCAATGGGTTTGCTCACCTGAATTTTATAAAATATTTGGAATAGATGAAACATACCCACATACGATAAAAGGGTGGATTGGTTTTCTTCATCCTGACTATCGTGATGATGTGGTTGCTTACCATGAATCTGTTGTATTAGAAAAAAAATCGTTCAGTCGTGAATACAAAATAATTCGTATAAACGATAGTGTAGAACGTTGGGTTCATGGAACAGGAGAACTCGTGTATGATGAAAATGGAAACCCCATCAGAATGCATGGTGCTATTCAGGACATCACTGAAAGTAAACAAGCGGAACTGGCACTTAAAATAAAAAATAAAGAACTAATTAAAGCCAAAGAAAAAGCAGAAGAAGCAGACAGATTAAAATCTGCTTTTTTAGCCAACATGAGCCATGAAATAAGAACTCCAATGAACGGAATATTAGGTTTCACGACCTTGCTTCAAGAAGCTGATTTGTCGGTTGAAAATCAAAGAAACTATATTGATATAATTGAAAAAAGTGGTAACCGTCTTTTAAATACAGTTAATGATATAATAGAAATCTCAAAAATTGAAAGTGGTGAAATAAATGTTGTAAAATCTGAGGTTGATATAATCGGATACTTGGACACACTTGTTACATTTTTTAAACCTGAAGCCCAGAAAAAGAACCTTGAATTTATCGTGCAAAATAATATTGATGGGAACGGTTTATTTATTCAAACAGATAAAACCAAGCTAAGTTCCATTTTATCGAATCTCATTAAAAATGCCATCAAATATACAAATGAAGGAACGATTAAAGTTGGCTTAAATGTTAATAACAACCAAATACTCTTTTCCTGTCAAGATACTGGCATTGGCATTCCAAAAAACAGACAGGAAGCGATATTTAACCGATTTGAACAGGCAGATATTGAAGACAAACAAGCACATCAAGGTTCAGGATTAGGTCTTGCCATTGTTAAATCATATGTTGAAATGTTGGGTGGCAAGATTTGGGTTGAATCAGAAGAAGGAAGGGGTTCAATATTTTATGTTTCGTTGCCATATAATCCCGTAAAAAAGCAAGAACAAGATGATTTAAAAAAGGATACAGGTGCTAACTCAAATAAGAAAAAGATTAATGTACTTGTTGTTGAAGATGATGAAGTAAGTTTGCTACATCTTTCCATTATTCTCGCAGAAATTACACCAAATGTTCTTTTTGTACAAAATGGTATTGAAGCTATTGAAAAGTGCAAAAATGATTCAAATATTGATTTGGTACTAATGGATTTAAAAATGCCACAAATGGGTGGAATTGAAGCCACACAAAGAATCAGAGAATTTAATAACAATATTGTTATCATTGCTCAAACAGCTTATGCATTTAGGGAAGATAAGGAAAAAGCAAAACAAGCTGGATGCAATGATTTTATTACGAAACCGATTGACAAAGACAATCTTATCAAAATAATAAATAAATATTATTCCTAA
- a CDS encoding cupin domain-containing protein: MKISVDNYSNEELQEEGVFEWPVRKLDEEKIDWYYEETELCYIAEGEAVIITEFEPVTVHAGDFITFPKGLECVWDVESEIKMHYSGE; encoded by the coding sequence ATGAAAATTTCGGTTGACAATTATTCCAACGAAGAATTACAGGAAGAGGGAGTTTTTGAATGGCCTGTTCGTAAACTCGATGAAGAAAAAATAGACTGGTATTACGAGGAAACAGAGTTGTGTTATATTGCTGAAGGAGAAGCGGTAATAATAACAGAGTTTGAACCCGTAACAGTGCATGCCGGAGATTTTATTACTTTTCCAAAAGGGTTGGAATGTGTTTGGGACGTAGAGTCCGAAATAAAAATGCATTATTCCGGTGAATGA
- a CDS encoding alpha-L-fucosidase, whose protein sequence is MRKILFLVVASIVSFTAYSQEISKEKQKRMQWFGDAKLGIFIHWGIYSVNGIDESWSFFNDYISYNDYMKQLAGFTAEKYNPDRWAELIAESGAKYAVLTTKHHDGVALWNTKCNDLNVVDKTPAGKDLVAPFVKALRKNDLKVGLYYSLLDWSHPDYPNKSRKIKRYENDSVRWANFVDFNFCQLKELSKQFKPDLYWFDGDWEQSAEKWKAKELSESLRKWNKNVILNSRIQGYGDYATPEQGLPVTQPDEPYWELCMTMNDSWGFQHNDHNYKTPNQIIRILVDCINKGGNLLLDIGPKADGSIPEEQIDILKELGRWTNKHAEAIYGTKAGIPYEHYYGPTALNKTGDILYLFVPHSPNGSLVLKGIKNKINRMWVVGNGTKLNWDVKMKQYWSSVPGIVYIDVPEKVLDQQVTVIAVLLDGKIDLYREQGQVIESN, encoded by the coding sequence ATGCGAAAGATTCTGTTTTTAGTGGTGGCCTCAATTGTGTCGTTTACTGCCTATTCACAAGAAATTAGTAAAGAAAAACAGAAACGGATGCAATGGTTTGGCGATGCTAAACTAGGGATTTTTATTCACTGGGGAATTTATTCTGTTAACGGTATTGATGAAAGCTGGTCGTTTTTTAACGACTATATTTCATACAACGATTATATGAAGCAACTTGCCGGTTTTACTGCGGAAAAATATAATCCTGACAGGTGGGCTGAATTAATTGCTGAAAGCGGCGCAAAATATGCCGTCCTAACCACTAAACATCATGATGGAGTGGCACTTTGGAATACCAAATGCAACGATTTAAATGTGGTGGATAAAACTCCTGCCGGTAAAGATTTGGTAGCGCCGTTTGTAAAAGCCCTTCGTAAAAATGATTTAAAAGTTGGATTATATTATTCTTTGCTCGATTGGTCGCATCCAGATTATCCAAACAAGTCACGAAAAATAAAACGGTACGAAAATGACTCGGTTCGTTGGGCAAATTTTGTCGACTTTAACTTTTGTCAGTTGAAAGAGCTCTCGAAACAGTTTAAACCCGATTTGTATTGGTTTGACGGCGACTGGGAGCAATCGGCAGAAAAATGGAAAGCAAAAGAGTTGAGCGAGTCGTTGCGAAAATGGAACAAAAATGTGATTCTGAATAGCCGGATTCAAGGATATGGCGACTACGCCACACCTGAACAAGGATTACCGGTAACACAACCCGATGAACCGTATTGGGAGTTGTGTATGACCATGAATGACAGCTGGGGATTTCAGCACAATGATCACAACTATAAAACACCAAATCAGATAATTCGTATTTTGGTGGATTGTATCAATAAAGGAGGGAATTTATTGTTGGATATCGGCCCAAAAGCTGATGGTTCAATTCCGGAAGAACAGATTGATATTTTAAAAGAACTGGGACGCTGGACCAACAAACATGCTGAAGCAATTTACGGAACGAAGGCAGGAATTCCTTACGAACACTATTACGGCCCAACAGCATTGAATAAAACAGGAGATATTCTTTATTTATTTGTACCACACAGTCCAAACGGTTCGCTGGTGTTGAAAGGAATTAAAAATAAGATCAACCGGATGTGGGTGGTTGGCAACGGGACCAAATTAAATTGGGATGTGAAAATGAAACAATACTGGAGCTCCGTACCGGGAATCGTTTATATTGATGTTCCTGAAAAAGTACTGGACCAACAGGTTACGGTAATTGCCGTTTTACTCGACGGAAAGATCGATCTCTACCGTGAGCAAGGGCAGGTGATTGAGAGTAACTGA
- a CDS encoding QcrA and Rieske domain-containing protein encodes MERKEFIKKFAYAGSILLTAPVIFSACSDGDEDLVPDDPNEPGNDLTIDLSSSAYADLGTIGGSVYENDIMIFRTSESSYLALSKICTHQGCTVAYSHENGDVLCPCHASRFSTSGNVLNGPATTSLKKYNVQKDGDILTIS; translated from the coding sequence ATGGAAAGAAAAGAATTTATCAAAAAGTTTGCTTACGCTGGCAGCATACTTTTAACTGCACCTGTAATTTTTAGTGCTTGTTCAGACGGCGATGAAGATTTGGTTCCTGATGATCCTAATGAGCCAGGTAACGATTTAACCATCGATCTTAGCAGCTCAGCTTATGCCGATCTGGGAACAATAGGTGGTTCTGTTTACGAAAATGATATAATGATTTTTCGTACCAGTGAAAGCAGCTACCTCGCACTTTCAAAAATATGCACTCACCAGGGATGTACAGTGGCTTATAGTCATGAAAATGGCGATGTTCTTTGCCCTTGTCATGCATCGCGTTTTTCAACAAGTGGGAACGTATTAAATGGTCCGGCAACTACCAGTCTAAAAAAATATAACGTACAAAAAGACGGCGATATTCTTACTATCAGCTAA